The nucleotide sequence TCTTGAGTATGGAATGAGATAAAAGATCTTACCATATCATATGTAATCCACGAAAGCCTTATCTCTCAAaaccattttattttatttttttttatgttagcTCTGTTGTATATGATATTCCATTTTGCTTTTATATTTGGCaagatatatttttatttgattcacAATTTTGCCAGATTATAGTTCTTAGTTCAACATCAAAAAGTCAAAGTCAAACAAAAAATTGGGCATAGTTTTTTGCCATGCACTGAAATTTTAAGACTTTCATACTAGAAAATAAGCATCTGAGGGAAATAAATTGCAACAGAACAAACACTGAAATTCAGTAATAGCAAAATCTATTCCATGGAACCCAGGATTAAAGAACAAACAGATCGAAACCACAGTGGAGAAAAGCCAGCatctgtaaacatttatttaagcAGAGAACGCTACACAAACTATAAAAAATTCTAATGATTTATGTGGAAAATTTTACGATAAGAAAATCGGAAGGACAAAAAATGACTGTACGCGATTCGTaagtgataattttaaaattaagatatttATTCTTTTTGACCGAAGATAATTAGAGCCGATCAACGGTCCAGTCCGAAGGCTGCCACGTTTGTCCTGAATTGAATCATACGGTGGAGATTCTGTGGGCGATGATATCAGGGTCGGCAACGACAACATGCACTTAATTACGAGTTCGATTGACACGACAATATACCTATCTCATCTCGAAGTTGGGTCAGTGGGGTCTCCGGAACGGAACTATAGGGCCACCTATTTGTTGGAATTTTTTTATTTCACGTGCATCAAAGGATGCTGAATTCTTATCCATTATATACATCAAAAATTAATTAGGTCTATCATATTTTTTTGTCATAATTCAGTGGACCCATGATGAAAAAAACCCAAACGTATAATCATTCACCGTATAAGGAAGGTAATAAAAAATGGActataatgaaaataaaaactttttccatattttttattttttattttataaaactatcaaaatttttaattaaaaatatttttaaccaaaATACTAAGCATATTATAGATTATTGATGTAAAACAAATGaacttattaatttaattaaatagttTATTGTTAACTAGTCGATTGGTTCAACCAATGGTAGTCGACTAAATAATAAAAAGTCCACAAAAATTAAAGAGGATTCAGACCCATTTAATTGAGTTGCCACCTCATTAATTACTTTGCTAACTAATTGAACTACCAAGTCTAAATAGTGGGGCCCTCCCCCTAAATCCACCTTAAATTCTATTGAATAAGTCAATGGAATTTTTGATTACCTAAAACTAGAAGACGTGCtaatattaaagtttttttttatttataaagatGGATCTAAAGAGACATATTTAACTCATTTAAAAACACATTAGCTCCATTAATTTTCCATTAATCATAATATTAAACATTCATAAAACAATTCGAAGATACAAAAATTGACAAGTGGAAAAATGGCAAAATCATTATTATTATCGATCGAATTAACTCTCAACTACCAACTACTCCTTTTCATTAATGCAATTAAGCCACTCTATTCCATTTTATCACTATAAAATCTCCCCTCCATCGCTCATTCGCTCACATTCCTCTCCACACCACACACCACCAACCCCGACGACTCCCGCTCCCGTTCTTCTTCCCGATGGCTCGCTCCGGTGCCTTAGTGGTGGTCCTCATGATAGCAGCGGTCGTCGCCCTCCTAGCGGGGTCCCAGGCCGATGCCGCGGTCACCTGCGGCCAAGTGGCCTCCAACCTGCGGCCCTGCATTCCCTACGTGACCGGTAAGGTGTCGGCGCTGCCTCCGGCCTGCTGCAACGGGGTGAGGAGCCTGAACAGCGCCGCGCAGACCACCGCCGACCGCCGTGCAGCGTGCAGTTGCATCCGCTCGCAGGCGTCTGGAATCTCCGGTCTCCAGCCCGGCCGCCTTTCCGGCCTCCCCGGCAGCTGCGGCGTCCACCTTCCATTCCCCGTCAGTACCTCCACTGATTGCTCCAGGTCCGTAAcataactatattctaaacctATAATACATCATTAGATTATTTAGTCCTAACTATTTGACGGTTAACTTTTATCGTAACATATGTCTGTGAATTTGGTCATGCAGTGTGAACTGATCGACCGGACCGAGTGGACCAGATACTAGCCGAGTTATAGAGAGATACATGGAATAAAAATGGGAGGTCGAGTCTCATACTTGTGATCCTCCCATCGCGTCTAGCTTCGATGCCGAGGCTTGTTATTGTTCTATATATCGTCATGTTGTTATGTCTATATTCTAATATATACTTCTCCTTCGCATCGTGTGAAATTCCCGTATATTTATTCTAAATGGATAATAGCAACTGCAACGCTTTAACGTTTGAACACGTTAAtgggtttttttattatttttttttgaaagctgTAGATATTAACGTGTTCAGAACTTTGAACACGTTAATGCTATAGTGCAATAAAAAGATGTTCATGTCAGCATTAACGTTCCAAATTTAACAGCGTTGATGTCCATGTCAGCATTAACGTTCCAAGTTTAACAACGTTACGATTGCTCTTACATCAAATGTGATAATACTCGTGATTCATttgttttaaactttttttttaaaaaaaaaaatatatatgcttaattttccaactctaatccTTATATATTATACTTTAACACATTTATTTtactttataatttaaaatctttagAAAATATTAGTATAATATGGACAACATAAAATATATGGGATAATTGATGATTAAACTTTACTGCTTGTTAATAACCCTTTTTCATtactttttatttaattttttaaataagactAGGTAGTTATTAATGtttcaaattaaataaatagaCAGGACATGATATTCAtggaaagaatttaaatatttattttttaaaattaaataaattggaCATAGTATTTGCAGAGGTTGGATTCGTGGCTTATTAAAACATTATATTTCATATGACTTATTaaaacattattattattattttttttttgaaaaaaagacATTTGAACTATGGCATAGGCCATTAAGGTCATGTCAAAGGCTACCATTTTATTGGGGCCTCATtgtttgagtttttaattttaatattatttattgattttgtccgagcgctgagtcgacggacgctgaggACATGacactctccgctgtctccgactagtagtgtagatctccggcgaacctgcaaagaagacgagccgggaggggtttcccggcgacaaccctccgacgctcaagtcaagcagcgaagaagcagagtaacgttactgtggctacagtgatcaagattgcatacctccatcgaagtctgggggtccttatataggatcccgaggaggtgcgggcacgcttctcgatgcgtgcacgcttccccaaacatacctcagtagggttatGTCAGAAAAGTACACCTGACGCTAtcccgcaatcgtccgagcatatctcgaatgtgacggtggaagcttctaccgtaTGATATTTTGTCCGCTtaggccgccgaccatgctgtttgtcggcagcaggtgtctcgaggatgaagctaccagctgtcctttttgtctcctagcgctcttatctgttcccgggccgagcggaacggccgctcggcgctcatgtcCTCCAAGAAGCCCTATTCATGTGCTCCGCTGGGATTGCGGATTACTGTCCTAGCCGCTCGGCTTAAATActctttttaccttgagcatcggaaacccgccccatggtcgggttgtcttttgtCCGGTCGCCTGGGAGACCCGGACCGCGCCCGGTCGGCCGGATGTCCGGGGATGGTCTGCCAGTCCGCTCGGCAAGACCTTGGTGTTGATCCTCTTGACCCTTgacttccacgtgtcgttgacctcctgcCAACGAGTGATCCCCCCgtctttaccaccggatcacatgcctccccctcaagtctagtcgaaggaggcattaagtccgactgactggactatgagtctGGCCAATCGCCAGTCGACCCGCCAATACCGAAAGTATACCTCCGCTCAGTCCCTATGGGCCGGTCGGCTAGTTTCCAAGGGCTGGCCCAATGGCCTGTGATGAAGCTACCAGGGATCTTCTTGGAATACGTGCAAATCTCCaccattatggttgagcacgcgggttctgcctcgtgatggggctcattaaatgcctTCCTCTGACCGAGTGCCACGAGGCGCGGCTGACGTCTTCGTATGTCCGCCACCTTACGCCTGATGCAACATCCGttggtttgaaatgaacggcgcgATGTGGGCCTAGGTTCCTGTGACCTGAATCTGACGACTCAGGACGACCGGGcataaccctataaagccttcgcccttCTCCTTCGTCGCACCTTCGCCTTCGCGTCCAGAAGCCTCCTCCTGCTTAGTGCCCCGGCGACCCTGCTCCTCGGCATTCCGGCGATCCCTCGCCCTCTTCCTTCGCTTCTCATCCTCTCTGTAAGGTTCTTTGTCTTTCCCTCTTTCTTTCTGTGTTTTCTCTGCGTTCTTTGCTGAATTCTCGTCTTTTGGTTACTGTTCCGTTCATCTCCCCCAAGCCTTTGCCTTTTCTCCCAATTTCCGCCTTCTCCACTGTTGTTCCGGCGATGGCGAGTTCCTCTCAGCCCGTGTACCTCGCTCTcgacccatggtataccaccatggagtcgcggttcgatcggcgcGATGCCGAGATCCTGTTTAACGCTTTTGATCTCCCTTCTGATTTCGAATTGATCTTACCttctccttccgctcggccacataACCCTCCGCGCGACACT is from Zingiber officinale cultivar Zhangliang chromosome 7B, Zo_v1.1, whole genome shotgun sequence and encodes:
- the LOC122003830 gene encoding non-specific lipid-transfer protein 1-like encodes the protein MARSGALVVVLMIAAVVALLAGSQADAAVTCGQVASNLRPCIPYVTGKVSALPPACCNGVRSLNSAAQTTADRRAACSCIRSQASGISGLQPGRLSGLPGSCGVHLPFPVSTSTDCSSVN